One genomic segment of Styela clava chromosome 3, kaStyClav1.hap1.2, whole genome shotgun sequence includes these proteins:
- the LOC144411720 gene encoding techylectin-5B-like, producing MDGSENFYRNYSDYVKGFGKADREMWLGLETLNLITNKYDCELRIDMKDWENNTSYAKYGVFKVGDETNKYQLTVGEYSGNAGDSMRNHSTMNFTTKDYDNDIWQRNCAQRFRGGWWYNKCHQSNPNGIYLSGESEFGVGISWFTWKTHRYSLKFIELKLRKKSKTI from the exons ATGGATGGATCGGAAAATTTTTATAGAAATTATTCTGACTACGTGAAGGGGTTTGGAAAAGCCGATAGAGAAATGTGGCTTG GTCTGGAAACGTTGAATCTGATTACGAATAAATATGATTGTGAACTTCGTATAGATATGAAAGATTGGGAAAACAACACATCTTACGCCAAATATGG GGTGTTTAAAGTTGGAGATGAAACTAACAAATATCAACTCACTGTGGGGGAATACAGTGGAAATGCGGGAGATTCAATGCGAAATCATTCTACAATGAACTTCACAACAAAAGATTACGACAACGATATCTGGCAAAGAAATTGCGCTCAACGATTCAGAGGCGGTTGGTGGTACAATAAATGCCATCAATCTAACCCAAACGGCATTTACTTATCAGGAGAATCTGAGTTTGGCGTTGGAATCAGCTGGTTTACCTGGAAAACGCACAGATACTCCCTCAAATTTATTGAGCTGAAACTCAGGAAAAAATCTAAAACTATATGA
- the LOC120342013 gene encoding microfibril-associated glycoprotein 4-like — translation MIYQYLFVLLIACSSHAKISTNSEDQYDGISYNFDFTFSSEQDLRMQLEKKPTSILLNIFDGNLVINTQIFENVERSNLNPTTTDRDDTTDNNAVYSSSSSPNDVITNPLYSAANGIHEKAALSTRTEITTALTKYTWGWPLSTDQLITTDKDDIGHRVTTDTDSTLLQSSTLSTFVDRTRGSSHSDLPEDCTNMHKKNAKINNVTGGVFEIYPEPTESSIKVYCDLVTDGGGWIVFQRRMDGSENFYRNYSDYEKGFGKADREMWLGLKTLNLITNKYDCELRIDMKDWKNNTAYARYGLFKVGDETTNYRLTIGEYSGNAGDSLSYHNAMNFTTKDYDNDIAAKNCAQRYIGAWWYRKCHRSNLNGFYFRGNSSFGQGVIWFTWRGQYYSLNFIEMKLRRKVEV, via the exons atgATATATCAATATTTGTTCGTGTTACTTATTGCGTGTTCAAGTCACG CAAAAATATCGACAAACTCAGAAGATCAGTATGATGGCATATCATACAATTTTGACTTTACG TTCTCAAGTGAACAAG ATTTGCGAATGCAGTTGGAGAAAAAGCCTACATCAATTCTATTGAACATTTTTGATGGTAATCTTGTAATAAAcactcaaatatttgaaaatgtcgAACGGTCCAACCTAAATCCAACAACAACAGATAGAGATGATACCACCGACAATAATGCTGTATATTCTAGTTCCTCGTCTCCTAATGATGTCATAACTAATCCGCTCTATTCAGCGGCAAATGGAATACATGAGAAAGCTGCATTGAGTACAAGGACGGAAATTACGACAg CACTAACGAAATATACTTGGGGATGGCCGCTTAGTACTGACCAATTGATAACAACCGACAAAGATGATATTGGACATAGAGTGACCACTGACACGGATTCAACTCTTCTTCAGTCTTCCACTTTATCAACCTTCGTTGATAGGACTAGAGGAAGCTCACATTCAG ATTTACCCGAGGATTGCACAAACATGCAcaagaaaaacgcaaaaattaATAACGTTACTGGTGGAGTGTTTGAAATATATCCTGAACCAACTGAAAGTTCCATTAAAGTTTACTGTGATCTCGTCACCGACGGAGGAGGATGGATT gtGTTTCAACGACGAATGGATGGATCGGAAAATTTTTATAGAAATTATTCTGACTACGAGAAAGGGTTTGGAAAAGCTGATAGAGAAATGTGGCTCG GTCTAAAAACTTTAAATCTGATTACGAACAAATATGATTGTGAACTTCGTATAGATATGAAAGATTGGAAAAACAACACAGCTTATGCCAGATATGG GTTGTTCAAAGTTGGAGATGAAACTACAAATTATCGGCTAACCATTGGTGAATACAGCGGAAATGCTGGAGATTCATTGTCATATCATAATGCAATGAACTTTACAACTAAAGATTATGATAATGACATTGCCGCCAAAAATTGCGCTCAACGATATATTGGTGCTTGGTGGTACAGGAAATGCCACAGATCTAACCTTAACGGATTTTACTTTAGAGGAAATTCGTCATTTGGACAGGGAGTAATCTGGTTTACTTGGAGGGGACAGTACTACTCTCTTAACTTTATTGAGATGAAACTAAGAAGAAAAGTTGAAGtgtaa
- the LOC120342008 gene encoding uncharacterized protein LOC120342008 — translation MIYQYLFVLLITGSSLAKISTDSEDQYDGISYNFDLTFSSEQDLRMQLEKKLTSILLNIFDGNLVINTQIFENVERSNLNPTTTDRDDTTDNNAVYSSSPSPNDVITNPLYSAANGIRGKAALSTWTEITTALTKYTWGWPLSTDQLITTDKDDIGHRVTTDTDSTLLQSFTLSTFVDRTRGSSHSDLPEDCTNMHKKNAKINNVTGGVFEIYPEPTESSIKVYCDLVTDGGGWIVFKRRMDGSENFYRNYSDYVKGFGKADREMWLGLKTLNLITNKYDCELRVDMKDWKNNTAYARYG, via the exons atgATATATCAATATTTGTTCGTGTTACTTATTACGGGATCAAGTCTCG CAAAAATATCGACAGACTCAGAAGATCAGTATGATGGCATATCATACAATTTTGACTTGACG TTCTCCAGTGAACAAG ATTTGCGAATGCAGTTGGAGAAAAAGCTTACATCAATCcttttgaacatttttgatGGTAATCTTGTAATAAAcactcaaatatttgaaaatgtcgAACGCTCCAACCTAAATCCAACAACAACAGATAGAGATGATACCACCGACAATAATGCTGTATATTCTAGTTCCCCGTCTCCTAATGATGTCATAACTAATCCGCTCTATTCAGCGGCAAATGGAATCAGGGGGAAAGCTGCATTGAGTACATGGACGGAAATTACGACAg CACTAACGAAATATACTTGGGGATGGCCGCTTAGTACTGACCAATTGATAACAACCGACAAAGATGATATTGGACATAGAGTGACCACTGACACGGATTCAACTCTTCTTCAGTCTTTCACTTTATCAACCTTCGTTGATAGGACTAGAGGAAGCTCACATTCAG ATTTACCCGAGGATTGCACAAACATGCAcaagaaaaacgcaaaaattaATAACGTTACTGGTGGAGTGTTTGAAATATATCCTGAACCAACTGAAAGTTCCATTAAAGTTTACTGTGATCTCGTCACCGACGGAGGAGGATGGATT gtGTTTAAACGACGAATGGATGGATCGGAAAATTTTTATAGAAATTATTCTGACTACGTGAAGGGGTTTGGAAAAGCTGATAGAGAAATGTGGCTCG GTCTAAAAACTTTAAATCTGATTACGAACAAATATGATTGTGAACTTCGTGTAGATATGAAAGATTGGAAAAACAACACAGCTTATGCCAGATATGGGTGA